In Bacteroidota bacterium, a single window of DNA contains:
- a CDS encoding type II and III secretion system protein: MKTLFIQFRRTGLRALRESTACGRILLLVCAAMVLGLQTAGAQNNRERRLILNDYVSPEELISMSKSLPFDKAVSLFTDFSKKYLNKIIVDPTNNKKEIGVDIENMYWLQAFETVLRANSLWYEEKEEYFQIIYPGDSTKAMAGGGGGASTGAMARDSSSKAMFLARDIKISTVFFSIDVSKTLNTGVNWTFKDSTNNGSVYGGQLKSNLENPDQQAATSGSSGSSGGSSGQTTVPDAFIARIIPKLNFGTLTGFVSFLEGNGLGDVISNPQIIVSSGKVGQIQIGTDIFVTTKDFAGNTIQQQIATGLIVKVTPTLYELHGVRFINLAAHVENSKQDGANIDKSSIDTYLLLNDGEETVLGGLYSTTETETRAGVPFLRDLPWYVFGLRYIFGSDIKADSKTELIILLKAEVIPSIEERLADKLKNNENLIEKTEKQMEENNAKHKSKMKTE, translated from the coding sequence ATGAAAACTTTGTTCATCCAGTTTCGTCGAACGGGCCTGCGGGCCCTCCGCGAGTCGACGGCATGCGGGAGAATATTGCTCCTGGTCTGCGCGGCGATGGTGCTCGGGCTCCAAACGGCAGGCGCGCAAAACAACCGCGAACGGCGGCTGATCTTGAATGATTATGTCTCGCCCGAAGAACTCATTTCCATGTCGAAATCCCTGCCGTTCGATAAGGCCGTGTCCCTCTTCACCGACTTCAGCAAAAAATATTTGAACAAGATTATTGTCGACCCGACCAACAATAAGAAAGAGATCGGCGTCGACATCGAGAACATGTACTGGCTACAGGCGTTCGAGACCGTGCTTCGCGCCAACTCGCTCTGGTATGAAGAAAAAGAGGAGTACTTCCAGATCATTTATCCTGGGGATAGCACCAAAGCGATGGCGGGCGGGGGAGGCGGAGCGTCAACCGGAGCGATGGCGAGAGATTCTTCGTCGAAAGCGATGTTTCTTGCCAGAGATATAAAAATTTCGACGGTCTTCTTTTCAATAGATGTCTCAAAGACCCTCAACACCGGCGTCAACTGGACGTTCAAGGACAGCACCAACAACGGATCGGTGTACGGCGGGCAGTTGAAAAGCAACCTGGAAAACCCCGACCAGCAGGCAGCGACCTCGGGTTCATCGGGGTCGTCGGGGGGCTCTTCCGGCCAGACGACCGTTCCGGACGCGTTCATTGCGAGAATAATTCCAAAATTGAATTTCGGCACGCTGACCGGTTTTGTTTCATTTCTTGAAGGGAACGGGCTGGGCGACGTTATCTCGAATCCGCAGATCATCGTCTCATCGGGAAAAGTGGGACAGATACAGATCGGCACGGATATATTCGTCACGACCAAAGACTTCGCCGGCAATACGATACAGCAGCAGATCGCGACTGGTCTTATCGTCAAAGTGACTCCTACGTTGTATGAACTCCACGGAGTTCGTTTCATTAACCTGGCAGCGCATGTCGAGAACAGCAAGCAGGACGGCGCGAACATCGACAAATCTTCCATCGATACGTATTTGCTCTTGAACGACGGCGAGGAGACCGTTCTCGGGGGTTTGTACTCAACGACTGAAACGGAAACGCGTGCCGGCGTGCCGTTCCTCAGGGATTTGCCCTGGTACGTCTTCGGACTCCGGTATATCTTCGGCTCTGATATCAAGGCCGATTCCAAGACCGAACTCATTATCCTCCTGAAAGCTGAAGTTATCCCTTCCATCGAAGAGCGCCTTGCCGATAAGCTGAAAAACAACGAGAACCTTATCGAGAAGACCGAAAAACAGATGGAGGAAAATAACGCGAAGCACAAATCCAAGATGAAAACAGAGTAG
- a CDS encoding PilT/PilU family type 4a pilus ATPase produces MDQPIVAPSVAPVDETQLKARQILRQMVAQVPESVYGLERQIFIGDLVEKLPVESRTILHAFTNSFFLRMFTINASDIDLGGYGGQGLVWYRVFGSKKPDQTIPKLESDEINILVQALLMARQRQVLYENKNLDFSYMIEDGDRTVRFRADAYLDLDQIALNMRAINQTIRPYKALELHPNITKIVSLAHTKEGLTLVTGITGSGKSSTLDAMIDLNNHTVDGHIVIIASPIEFVHKSDRCIVRHREVGRDVLSFKDGAIQALRQDPDIIVIGEMRDPETIMVSLEITDSGHKVFSTLHTASAVESIDRIIGEVPPVEQERVRNRMADVLRCVMSQKLIPSLDGKRVLAREVLVMTPSVRSAIKNNNTGEIYQMIQESGDQGMTTMEQDLKRLFVQKKISLESAINFSNNKKRMQQLLGAGSQP; encoded by the coding sequence ATGGATCAGCCAATTGTAGCCCCTTCTGTTGCTCCCGTAGATGAAACCCAGCTGAAGGCGCGTCAAATTTTGCGGCAGATGGTGGCGCAGGTTCCGGAAAGCGTTTACGGATTGGAGCGGCAGATTTTCATCGGCGATCTTGTCGAGAAGCTGCCGGTCGAGAGCCGAACGATCCTTCATGCTTTCACGAATTCTTTTTTTCTTCGGATGTTCACGATCAATGCATCCGACATTGACCTCGGCGGCTACGGGGGACAAGGGCTTGTATGGTACAGAGTGTTCGGATCCAAGAAACCGGATCAGACGATCCCAAAGCTCGAATCCGACGAAATCAATATTTTGGTCCAGGCGCTTTTGATGGCGCGCCAACGGCAGGTGCTCTACGAAAATAAGAACCTCGATTTTTCCTATATGATCGAGGATGGAGATCGTACGGTCCGCTTTCGCGCCGATGCCTATCTGGATCTGGACCAGATCGCGCTCAATATGCGCGCGATCAATCAGACGATCCGCCCCTACAAGGCGCTCGAGCTTCATCCGAATATTACGAAGATCGTGAGCCTTGCGCACACAAAGGAGGGGCTTACGCTGGTGACCGGTATTACCGGCTCGGGCAAGAGCTCGACGCTCGACGCGATGATCGACCTCAACAACCACACGGTCGACGGCCACATCGTGATCATCGCTTCGCCGATCGAGTTCGTGCACAAATCGGACAGGTGCATCGTCCGCCATCGCGAGGTCGGGCGCGACGTGCTTTCGTTCAAGGACGGCGCAATACAGGCTCTGCGCCAGGACCCGGATATCATCGTCATCGGCGAAATGCGCGATCCGGAGACGATCATGGTCTCGCTCGAGATCACGGACAGCGGGCACAAGGTATTCTCGACGCTCCATACTGCGTCGGCCGTCGAGAGCATCGACCGTATCATCGGCGAAGTTCCCCCGGTGGAGCAGGAGCGCGTGCGCAACAGGATGGCCGACGTTCTCCGGTGCGTCATGTCCCAGAAGCTGATCCCGAGCCTCGACGGAAAAAGGGTGCTTGCGCGCGAGGTCCTTGTGATGACGCCGTCGGTGCGTTCAGCGATCAAGAACAACAACACCGGGGAAATTTATCAGATGATCCAGGAGTCCGGCGATCAGGGGATGACGACGATGGAGCAGGACCTGAAGAGATTGTTCGTGCAGAAGAAAATTTCGCTCGAGTCGGCGATCAATTTTTCCAACAACAAGAAGCGAATGCAGCAGCTGCTGGGCGCAGGATCGCAGCCATAA
- a CDS encoding GspE/PulE family protein, translating to MPDVDITDKIGYTLLKKGIIDYETLEKSLRVKESESNKKDRRNLGQILVSEFNADHDAVFREVANLYAFREIYLADEAVDKTRVEFIRKLVDGLPESQRDMLIQSKMLPLKFDEKQPDKLIIICTDPTDRNIPVIARNFNAKKYEVTYVRLKEMQNLLEQVIPPQNEFLKLLEDNQITVDTSQDDATVDEEALEAEISKSALANLIEGCIVEAVRRDVSDIHIVPAEGNVTNFMFRVDGNLQVWHRQENTLPEAVLAVVKDRTKNVDRFEREMSQDGFIQRVIDGHQLRFRVSIMPIVTTEFKHKFESVVIRVLDDRKVITDLNKLGLQGPARAFFDKAIKKPQGIIILTGPTGSGKSTTLIAALYQVIDPTVNVLTIEEPVEYIIKGARQLKIGPKMSFEQSIRGILRHDPDIVLVGEMRDKVTAETAIKLANTGHLVFSTLHTNDAPSAVARLYKMGIEPFLIAYAINIIVAQRLIRTLCKICKQPLGEEDWPDMLKFGFTEEELRAHQFFKAAGCDKCNGGYKGRAAIHEALYFSKAIKDIILNAGDKVDENAIRDQAAKDGMWTLRRSGMERMKEGVTTLEEVISTTVEDE from the coding sequence ATGCCTGATGTCGACATTACCGATAAGATCGGCTACACGCTTCTGAAAAAGGGGATCATCGACTACGAGACGCTCGAAAAATCGCTGCGAGTCAAGGAGTCGGAATCCAATAAGAAGGACCGGCGCAATCTCGGACAAATTCTCGTCAGCGAATTCAACGCCGATCACGACGCGGTCTTCCGAGAAGTGGCAAACCTCTACGCCTTCCGCGAGATTTATCTTGCCGATGAAGCGGTCGACAAGACCCGCGTCGAGTTCATCAGAAAGCTCGTCGACGGCCTCCCCGAATCGCAGCGGGACATGCTCATCCAATCGAAGATGCTGCCGCTCAAGTTCGACGAAAAGCAGCCCGACAAATTGATCATTATCTGCACCGACCCGACCGACCGGAACATCCCGGTCATCGCCCGCAATTTCAACGCGAAGAAATACGAGGTCACCTACGTGCGGCTGAAAGAGATGCAGAACCTTCTCGAACAGGTCATCCCGCCGCAGAACGAGTTTCTCAAGCTCCTCGAAGACAACCAGATCACCGTCGATACGAGCCAGGACGATGCGACCGTCGACGAGGAAGCGCTGGAAGCGGAGATCAGCAAGAGCGCTCTCGCAAATCTCATCGAAGGCTGCATCGTGGAGGCCGTCCGAAGGGACGTCAGCGATATTCATATCGTTCCAGCCGAAGGGAACGTGACGAACTTCATGTTCCGCGTCGACGGCAACCTGCAGGTGTGGCATCGCCAGGAGAATACGCTCCCCGAAGCTGTGCTTGCCGTCGTCAAGGACAGGACGAAGAATGTCGACCGCTTTGAACGCGAGATGTCGCAGGACGGTTTTATCCAGCGCGTCATCGACGGACACCAGCTCCGTTTCCGTGTCTCCATCATGCCGATCGTGACGACCGAATTCAAGCACAAATTCGAAAGCGTCGTCATCCGCGTCCTCGACGACCGGAAAGTGATCACCGACCTCAACAAGCTCGGGTTGCAGGGACCCGCGCGAGCCTTCTTCGACAAAGCAATAAAAAAGCCCCAGGGCATCATCATCCTCACCGGTCCTACGGGATCCGGAAAATCGACGACGCTGATCGCCGCGCTGTATCAAGTGATCGATCCTACCGTGAACGTGCTGACGATCGAAGAGCCGGTCGAGTACATCATCAAGGGCGCGCGCCAGCTCAAGATCGGCCCGAAGATGTCGTTCGAGCAGTCCATCAGAGGTATCTTGCGTCACGACCCCGATATCGTACTCGTCGGTGAAATGCGCGATAAAGTCACTGCGGAAACTGCCATCAAGCTTGCGAACACCGGTCACCTTGTCTTCTCGACGCTCCACACCAACGACGCTCCTAGCGCCGTGGCACGTTTGTACAAGATGGGCATCGAGCCGTTCCTCATCGCATACGCGATCAATATTATCGTCGCACAGCGCCTTATTCGTACGCTGTGCAAGATCTGCAAGCAGCCGCTCGGCGAAGAAGATTGGCCGGACATGCTGAAGTTTGGGTTCACCGAAGAGGAACTCCGTGCGCACCAGTTCTTTAAGGCTGCCGGCTGCGACAAATGCAACGGAGGCTACAAAGGACGCGCTGCCATTCACGAAGCCCTCTACTTCTCCAAGGCCATCAAGGACATCATCCTTAATGCAGGTGATAAGGTCGACGAAAACGCAATTCGCGACCAGGCTGCCAAGGATGGAATGTGGACACTGCGGCGGTCGGGGATGGAGAGAATGAAAGAGGGAGTGACGACACTCGAAGAGGTCATCTCAACGACGGTCGAGGACGAGTAG
- a CDS encoding type II secretion system F family protein: MPEFRIEGLSMAGKPIQGVINAETLKLAKERAGQMARERKFRLTGVRVRSTFLYRVQKGEEKIDGEQKAFTKQEVQDALSKMGYQVLYVRKKLFDKAGAVPNTEVVSFVRVSADLIKQKLPFNEMMQLLINDIPNKNLREAVRDINQELKQGKDSEKAFVKHEKELGKFAAHMLGLASKSGNMGEIYESTAKFLERNAEFKKNLKSALIMPIVTLVILFFAVGYYVAYIFPATASLFVKFKIELPPMTKATLKMSDFIVDNIVYIMLAFFIPILAFLRFATTERGRFFLDKNLWKVPAMGDLLHKTSIEIFCRVFYALYSGSGENIEVIKMAAEACGNKYMEAQIKTVALPLMVEKGMNITEAFEATGVFTKTAISRFHSGAETGTVKNTALQLADYYEKETGYRMRNAIDLIQLVISMIIMVVLTGLTLVSSETATIKPKPPGGGGMIIHAVHLFRSFI, encoded by the coding sequence ATGCCGGAGTTTCGGATTGAAGGTCTTTCCATGGCGGGTAAACCGATCCAGGGAGTTATCAATGCGGAGACTTTGAAACTTGCCAAAGAACGTGCCGGCCAGATGGCGCGGGAGCGGAAATTCCGGCTGACCGGCGTGCGCGTTCGCTCGACATTTCTTTACAGAGTTCAGAAGGGGGAAGAAAAGATCGATGGGGAGCAGAAGGCGTTCACAAAGCAGGAGGTTCAGGACGCTCTCTCTAAAATGGGGTACCAAGTACTTTACGTTCGCAAAAAGCTTTTCGACAAGGCGGGGGCCGTGCCGAATACGGAGGTGGTGTCGTTCGTCCGCGTCAGCGCGGACCTGATCAAACAGAAGCTCCCGTTCAACGAGATGATGCAGCTGCTGATCAACGACATCCCCAACAAGAATTTGCGCGAGGCCGTCCGCGATATCAACCAGGAGTTGAAGCAGGGGAAAGACAGCGAGAAGGCGTTCGTCAAGCACGAAAAAGAGCTGGGGAAATTTGCTGCGCACATGCTCGGCCTCGCCTCGAAGAGCGGCAACATGGGAGAGATCTACGAAAGCACGGCCAAGTTCCTCGAGCGGAATGCCGAGTTCAAAAAGAATTTGAAGAGCGCGTTGATCATGCCGATCGTCACGCTCGTCATTCTGTTCTTCGCGGTCGGGTACTATGTCGCGTATATTTTCCCCGCGACGGCCAGCTTGTTCGTGAAGTTCAAGATCGAGCTGCCGCCGATGACCAAAGCGACGCTCAAGATGAGCGACTTCATCGTCGACAACATCGTGTACATCATGCTGGCGTTCTTTATTCCTATTCTTGCCTTCCTTCGTTTCGCGACGACGGAACGGGGAAGATTCTTTCTCGATAAGAATCTGTGGAAGGTGCCCGCGATGGGGGACCTTCTTCATAAGACAAGCATCGAAATTTTTTGCCGCGTGTTTTACGCCCTCTATTCCGGCTCGGGAGAGAACATCGAAGTGATCAAAATGGCGGCGGAGGCCTGCGGCAACAAGTATATGGAAGCCCAGATCAAGACGGTCGCCCTTCCGCTGATGGTAGAAAAAGGGATGAATATCACGGAAGCGTTCGAAGCGACTGGCGTCTTTACCAAAACGGCGATCTCGCGGTTCCATTCCGGCGCGGAAACGGGAACGGTCAAGAATACCGCGCTCCAGCTCGCCGACTATTACGAAAAAGAGACCGGCTACCGGATGCGGAACGCCATCGATTTGATCCAGCTTGTCATTTCAATGATCATCATGGTGGTGCTGACAGGACTGACGCTTGTCTCTTCCGAAACCGCCACGATCAAGCCAAAGCCGCCGGGCGGAGGGGGCATGATCATCCACGCCGTTCACCTGTTCCGGTCGTTCATCTAA
- a CDS encoding tetratricopeptide repeat protein: MPLSTRAAIFAILAAACVVFLPSIGYQFTNWDDDIYVVNNPAIRQLSPGSVALLFRPTAEYMYHPLTMVTYSIDWQAGGGTAWTFHATNILLHLLNVVLVFFLLKKLSMPDGMAIFITAVFALHPLQVESVAWISARKELLYAFFYLASLAAYLRSTEKKSPWFYATALFLFACALFSKPTAVTLPAAIILIELWKSKKVGARSLYKLIPFLIGTAAYSLFFLKSQSNGALPPLKYYSLFQQLLLFFYQVAFYIVKAVFPVNLSSCYAYPQLAGHGLPWTYYAAPFLLALVVIPLWLLRKRPVDLFAGLIFYVVALSPVLQVIPFNNASLVADRYCYLPILGIALFLYQLFELVESRISVHAPETPIPKALPEAVFVLCLFVISLGRVGVWKNSVTLFDDVIEKNDRINIAYGNRANARIQAGNFAGALEDCVKLLGLDPGNAKAFYNKGNAESGLERYREAVNDYSRSIALGYLPASVFYNRGTAYYHLGFVDSALADYRLSHTREDRFADAPYSIGYIILHDRKDPLASLSYFDAALAINPDHTEAMYQKAIAEYSLRLLVSAMSDLAAAVGKQPELKSDSMVTRINSSIDSVNVTAARLTELIDKAPGKVQYLEMRRALFITLGDSTRASLDQKIAAQYSSKHARP, encoded by the coding sequence ATGCCTTTGTCAACTCGCGCGGCGATTTTCGCCATCCTGGCGGCCGCATGCGTCGTTTTTCTTCCGTCGATCGGATATCAATTTACGAACTGGGACGACGATATTTATGTCGTCAATAATCCGGCAATTCGCCAGCTTTCGCCCGGATCCGTTGCCCTTCTGTTCCGCCCGACCGCCGAATACATGTATCATCCGTTGACGATGGTTACATACAGCATCGATTGGCAGGCGGGAGGGGGAACGGCATGGACGTTTCATGCAACAAACATCCTGCTTCACCTTTTGAATGTCGTCCTTGTTTTTTTCCTCCTGAAAAAGCTTTCGATGCCGGATGGAATGGCGATATTTATCACCGCAGTTTTCGCTCTTCACCCGCTGCAGGTGGAATCGGTGGCATGGATCTCCGCCAGGAAAGAGCTGCTGTACGCATTCTTCTATCTCGCATCGCTGGCGGCCTATCTTCGATCGACGGAGAAAAAAAGTCCGTGGTTCTACGCGACCGCGCTTTTCCTTTTCGCATGTGCATTGTTCTCGAAACCGACGGCCGTCACACTGCCGGCAGCCATCATTTTGATAGAGCTCTGGAAGTCAAAGAAAGTCGGCGCGAGATCGCTCTATAAGCTGATCCCGTTTCTCATCGGTACCGCGGCATACTCTCTGTTCTTTTTGAAGAGTCAAAGCAACGGGGCTCTCCCGCCGCTGAAGTATTATTCATTGTTCCAGCAGTTGCTGCTCTTCTTCTATCAAGTTGCTTTTTACATCGTGAAAGCAGTCTTCCCTGTTAACCTATCGTCGTGCTATGCCTACCCTCAGCTTGCCGGTCATGGACTGCCGTGGACCTATTATGCGGCTCCGTTTCTCCTTGCGCTTGTTGTCATCCCTCTCTGGCTTTTAAGGAAGCGGCCGGTCGATCTTTTTGCCGGATTGATATTTTATGTTGTCGCGCTCTCCCCCGTCCTGCAAGTGATCCCCTTCAACAACGCGTCGCTTGTCGCCGACCGGTATTGCTACCTTCCGATTCTCGGGATCGCGCTGTTCCTTTACCAGCTCTTCGAGCTAGTTGAATCGCGCATTTCCGTCCATGCGCCGGAAACACCGATCCCGAAGGCCTTGCCGGAAGCGGTCTTTGTCTTGTGCCTCTTCGTTATTTCCCTGGGGAGGGTCGGGGTCTGGAAGAACAGCGTCACGCTTTTTGACGACGTCATCGAAAAGAACGACCGCATCAATATCGCGTACGGAAACAGGGCAAATGCGAGAATTCAAGCGGGGAATTTTGCGGGAGCTTTGGAGGATTGTGTTAAGCTTCTTGGGCTCGACCCGGGAAATGCGAAAGCTTTCTATAACAAAGGGAACGCCGAAAGCGGATTGGAACGCTACCGGGAAGCGGTCAATGATTATTCGCGCTCGATCGCGCTGGGGTACCTCCCCGCATCCGTGTTCTATAACCGGGGAACGGCGTACTATCACTTAGGTTTCGTCGACAGCGCTCTTGCCGACTACCGGTTGTCCCACACCCGTGAAGACCGCTTTGCTGACGCGCCGTACAGCATCGGCTATATCATTTTGCACGACCGCAAAGATCCGCTTGCCTCATTGAGTTACTTCGACGCCGCGTTAGCGATCAACCCGGACCACACCGAAGCGATGTACCAAAAAGCAATCGCGGAGTACAGCCTCCGGCTGTTGGTATCGGCGATGTCCGACCTCGCTGCGGCGGTCGGAAAGCAGCCGGAGCTCAAAAGCGATTCGATGGTGACCCGAATAAATTCCTCGATCGACAGCGTCAATGTCACCGCCGCACGACTGACCGAATTGATAGACAAGGCTCCTGGAAAGGTCCAATATCTGGAAATGCGGCGGGCATTATTCATCACCCTTGGAGATTCGACGAGGGCCTCGCTCGACCAAAAGATCGCCGCGCAGTATTCATCTAAGCACGCTCGACCGTGA
- a CDS encoding tetratricopeptide repeat protein: MNKKTLSLAIAYLLVTVSIVTFYPVLFNNIINWNDGGLFDAVAAATKGKAGFFAQRGYLPVVLALTAFQRSFSEYGYFLFHAMSMVVHAANAVLLFFIVRRLVHSDRISLIAGILFAVHPMQVETVAWLSTQSIVFSTFFFLLTCLSYLRLQEQKNVLNWSAVILVTILFYLLGAPSLGLIFVLLGLDLLHDRTITVARVQQKSVFVLIWAAAFLFSAVRIEEINFLARLAADSVAMFRLGIVEEMLRIIAPFHAPLVRSAAEIEQSSLVYGESVFPFILLTIGVLLFWNKRRTPLLFYGFAFSVIMSLAVFTGRSDGAWALSDHSFYLSSAGFFVMIAWFADTGLSKLEQRRTALWGAYAACICLVVLLIYSGRTRCEYWRESIPFWDEAHAENPGSAFILTQRGLYYHSRFALRKSLTDLSSAVELAPDNEEIYLDRGRVYLDAREIDSAANDFRRAAALQPADPAAKFYLGRAMVNGGKFDSAIVVLSEALKERPSFPEALDSRANAYGNVRNYVLAFADYRRALELNPRYAEAYGDRAFAFMQTGNFQKALTDFGEQIGLTPYRLDAKIHRAFTELLVGDTTSALSDFRSALNADSSNGKLYLLGVSKVFLRSEKETQAGQRLFHRLGIQ; the protein is encoded by the coding sequence GTGAACAAAAAAACTCTTAGCCTTGCGATAGCATATCTTCTGGTCACCGTTTCCATCGTGACCTTTTACCCGGTGCTGTTCAATAACATCATCAACTGGAACGACGGAGGACTGTTCGATGCCGTGGCTGCGGCAACCAAGGGGAAAGCCGGGTTCTTCGCGCAGAGAGGGTATCTTCCGGTGGTGCTTGCCCTGACCGCGTTTCAGAGGAGCTTCAGCGAATACGGTTATTTCCTTTTTCATGCCATGAGCATGGTCGTTCACGCCGCCAACGCCGTGCTTCTCTTCTTCATTGTGCGCAGGCTGGTACACTCCGACCGGATATCGTTGATCGCGGGCATCCTATTTGCCGTGCATCCGATGCAGGTGGAAACGGTCGCGTGGTTGAGCACACAGTCGATCGTATTCTCGACTTTCTTCTTTTTGCTCACGTGTCTTAGCTATCTCCGGCTCCAAGAACAAAAAAATGTCCTCAACTGGTCTGCCGTCATCCTTGTCACGATCCTCTTTTATCTTCTCGGAGCGCCGTCGCTCGGCCTGATCTTTGTGCTGTTGGGGTTGGATCTTCTCCATGATCGAACGATCACTGTTGCGCGCGTGCAACAAAAATCAGTCTTTGTCCTCATTTGGGCAGCCGCATTTCTTTTTTCCGCCGTCAGGATTGAGGAGATCAATTTTCTCGCCCGCCTTGCTGCCGATTCCGTCGCGATGTTCAGGCTCGGAATTGTTGAAGAGATGCTCAGAATCATCGCGCCGTTCCACGCTCCTCTTGTCAGGAGCGCAGCGGAGATAGAACAATCATCCTTGGTGTACGGCGAATCGGTATTCCCGTTCATTCTTCTCACCATAGGAGTGCTTCTCTTTTGGAATAAGCGGCGGACTCCTCTCCTATTTTACGGCTTTGCATTCTCCGTCATCATGAGTCTTGCAGTTTTTACCGGCCGCTCTGATGGAGCATGGGCGCTGTCCGACCATTCGTTCTACCTGTCGTCGGCGGGATTTTTCGTGATGATCGCGTGGTTCGCCGATACCGGACTCTCGAAGCTGGAACAACGGCGGACGGCATTGTGGGGGGCTTATGCGGCCTGCATTTGCCTAGTGGTACTGCTCATTTATAGCGGACGAACCCGATGTGAATATTGGAGAGAGAGCATTCCCTTTTGGGATGAAGCACATGCGGAAAATCCCGGCAGCGCGTTCATCCTGACGCAAAGGGGATTATATTACCATTCCAGGTTTGCGCTCAGAAAGTCGTTAACGGATCTCAGCAGCGCAGTGGAATTGGCGCCCGACAACGAGGAGATCTACCTTGACCGCGGTCGGGTGTATCTTGATGCCCGCGAGATCGACTCTGCCGCGAACGATTTCCGGCGTGCGGCAGCGCTTCAACCGGCCGACCCTGCGGCAAAGTTTTATCTCGGACGCGCCATGGTGAACGGCGGAAAATTCGACAGCGCCATCGTTGTTCTCTCTGAAGCTTTGAAGGAACGGCCGTCGTTTCCAGAGGCACTCGACAGCCGGGCAAACGCCTACGGCAACGTTCGAAACTACGTCCTGGCGTTCGCCGACTACCGCCGGGCGTTGGAATTGAATCCCCGCTACGCCGAAGCGTACGGCGACCGGGCATTTGCGTTCATGCAGACGGGGAATTTTCAGAAGGCGTTGACGGATTTTGGGGAACAGATCGGGCTGACACCGTACCGGCTCGACGCGAAAATTCACAGGGCGTTTACCGAGCTGCTGGTCGGCGATACAACTTCCGCATTGTCGGATTTTCGTTCGGCGCTTAACGCGGACTCTTCAAACGGCAAGCTCTACCTTCTCGGCGTCTCAAAAGTCTTCCTTCGATCAGAAAAAGAGACTCAGGCGGGCCAGCGGCTCTTTCACAGGCTCGGCATCCAGTAA